In the Euphorbia lathyris chromosome 5, ddEupLath1.1, whole genome shotgun sequence genome, one interval contains:
- the LOC136229496 gene encoding zinc finger protein GAI-ASSOCIATED FACTOR 1-like, with amino-acid sequence MPVDLDNSSTASGEASVSSSGNQPPPPQSAAAVGKKKRNLPGMPDPDAEVIALSPKTLLATNRFVCEICNKGFQRDQNLQLHRRGHNLPWKLRQRSGKEVKKRVYVCPELTCVHHDPSRALGDLTGIKKHFCRKHGEKKWKCDKCSKKYAVQSDWKAHSKICGTREYKCDCGTLFSRRDSFITHRAFCDALAEESNKSQNPAGNSNRKPESEAKSKSKANSNIDPPPPPPTPPTPSPPSPAAAAAAAPALSQSTGVISSSVSPIQSPELADHPSPIVEDAPAVAAAVAVAAPVAVPTPVPTPVPAVLSGSCSSSTSTSSSSNASGSSTVFASLFASSTGAGSLQPTSQTHPFTDLIRAMAQPDHRADLAPLSSNEQISLCLSTNHGSSIFGTAAQERRQYAPPCQPAMSATALLQKAAQMGPAATNASLLRGFGILSSSSSSQQDNMQWGHRQVEPENSSVTAALGLGLHCDGGSGLKELMMQTPSVFGPKQTTLDFLGLGMAAGGSPNNGLSALITSISGGLDVAAAAASFGGSEFTSKDIGRSS; translated from the exons ATGCCGGTAGATTTAGATAATTCCTCCACTGCTTCTGGGGAAGCAAGTGTTTCCTCCTCCGGCAACCAGCCTCCGCCGCCTCAATCCGCCGCCGCGGTGGGGAAGAAAAAGAGGAATCTCCCTGGAATGCCAG ATCCAGATGCAGAAGTGATTGCTCTATCGCCGAAGACCCTTTTGGCTACGAATCGATTTGTGTGTGAAATTTGTAATAAAGGGTTTCAGAGGGATCAAAATTTGCAGCTTCATCGGAGAGGTCATAATCTTCCATGGAAACTGAGACAGAGATCGGGCAAAGAAGTGAAGAAGAGAGTTTATGTTTGTCCAGAGCTGACTTGTGTTCATCACGATCCATCTAGAGCTCTCGGAGATCTTACAGGGATAAAGAAGCATTTCTGCAGAAAACATGGTGAGAAGAAGTGGAAATGCGATAAATGTTCGAAGAAATACGCAGTTCAATCCGATTGGAAAGCTCACTCTAAGATTTGTGGCACTAGAGAGTATAAATGCGATTGTGGAACTCTGTTTTCAAG GAGGGATAGCTTCATCACACATAGAGCCTTCTGTGATGCTTTAGCAGAGGAGAGCAACAAATCTCAGAATCCGGCTGGAAACTCTAATCGGAAGCCAGAATCTGAAGCTAAATCGAAATCGAAAGCCAATTCAAACATTGATccgcctccacctccacctACTCCTCCTACTCCTTCGCCACCATCACCGGCAGCAGCAGCTGCTGCTGCTCCGGCTCTATCTCAGTCAACTGGTGTAATATCTTCTTCAGTTTCCCCAATTCAGAGTCCAG AGTTGGCTGATCATCCCTCTCCAATTGTAGAGGACGCACCCGCAGTGGCGGCAGCCGTGGCTGTGGCTGCTCCTGTGGCTGTGCCTACTCCTGTGCCTACTCCTGTGCCAGCAGTCTTAAGTGGAAGCTGTAGCAGTAGCACAAGCACAAGCTCAAGCAGCAATGCCAGTGGCAGCAGTACTGTATTTGCTAGTTTATTTGCTTCTTCAACTGGGGCCGGAAGTTTACAACCGACTTCTCAAACTCATCCGTTTACTGACCTAATTCGCGCCATGGCTCAGCCTGATCATCGAGCCGATCTTGCTCCATTATCCTCAAACGAACAGATTTCTCTCTGTCTCTCAACCAATCATGGGTCGTCAATCTTTGGTACAGCAGCGCAAGAACGCAGGCAATATGCACCTCCGTGTCAACCAGCAATGTCCGCCACTGCGCTGTTACAGAAAGCTGCTCAAATGGGGCCTGCTGCTACGAATGCATCGCTGCTCCGTGGTTTTGGGATCTTGTCATCTTCGTCGTCTTCTCAGCAAGACAATATGCAATGGGGTCacaggcaagttgagcctgagaaTAGCTCGGTTACTGCAGCACTCGGTCTTGGTTTACATTGTGATGGAGGTTCAGGGTTGAAGGAATTGATGATGCAAACTCCATCTGTATTTGGTCCTAAGCAAACCACCCTTGATTTTCTCGGATTGGGAATGGCAGCCGGTGGAAGCCCTAATAATGGCCTATCGGCTCTAATCACATCCATCAGTGGTGGTCTAGATGTAGCTGCAGCAGCAGCTTCATTCGGAGGCAGTGAATTTACCAGCAAAGACATAGGAAGGAGCTCATGA